A single window of Verrucomicrobiota bacterium DNA harbors:
- a CDS encoding GMC family oxidoreductase, which produces MPSISVSQKKAEYDVAIVGSGAGGGQMAYTLTLAGLKCVMLEAGRSYDPVSETPMFQTAYHAPLGGVSTPDKDMGFWDSTVDGGWEVPGEPYTQASTNKDQEFTWWRARMMGGRTNHWGRISLRNGPYDFKGRSRDGLGFDWPITYDEIKAYYDKVEMLIGVYGTNEGMENTPDSSPGVLQPPPKGRVGDLMTQKAGKKVDVPVIPIHRAVLTRPLDAGTIPAKLHPGNTKAQKIVGDAMRARAACFWATPCGRGCSIGANYQSTTVHLPPALATGNLDIIPNAHAREVLIGKNGKATGVLFVDKTTGKEERVNAKAVVLAASSGESVRILLNSKSNQFPEGVANSSGLVGKYIMDTVGSSLSGQIPALENLPPHNDDGAGGSHFYSPWWLYKEQLAGKLDFARGYHIEIGGTRSMPGGNSPVPSEYTRGLYGTKLKEEARRYYGSFIGLACRGEMIPNENSFAELDPTVKDKWGIPVLRWHWKWTDHELNMAMHAERTFASMIEAMGGNVRGTPAKTGLDIIRPGGNVKHEVGGARMGDNPKDSVCNSLNQTWDVNNLFLTDAAPFVTNADKNPTLSIMAFSWRCADHIIEQARQGNL; this is translated from the coding sequence ATGCCTTCGATTTCTGTTTCCCAAAAAAAAGCTGAGTACGACGTCGCGATCGTCGGCTCGGGTGCTGGCGGTGGCCAGATGGCCTACACGCTGACTCTGGCTGGGTTAAAGTGCGTCATGCTTGAAGCTGGCCGCTCTTACGATCCCGTTTCGGAGACTCCCATGTTTCAAACGGCCTATCACGCTCCGCTTGGCGGTGTTTCCACGCCGGACAAGGACATGGGTTTTTGGGACTCCACGGTTGATGGCGGTTGGGAGGTTCCAGGTGAGCCTTACACGCAAGCGAGCACGAACAAGGATCAGGAGTTTACCTGGTGGCGAGCCCGCATGATGGGAGGCCGGACCAATCATTGGGGACGCATCTCACTGCGCAACGGTCCTTACGATTTTAAAGGACGCAGTCGCGATGGTCTGGGGTTTGACTGGCCGATTACCTATGACGAAATCAAGGCTTACTACGACAAGGTGGAAATGCTGATTGGGGTGTACGGCACGAATGAAGGCATGGAAAATACGCCCGATTCGTCTCCCGGTGTTTTACAGCCACCTCCGAAAGGAAGGGTGGGTGATTTGATGACTCAGAAGGCCGGTAAAAAAGTCGATGTTCCAGTCATCCCGATTCATCGGGCAGTGCTTACACGTCCCCTCGATGCTGGCACGATTCCGGCCAAGCTGCATCCCGGTAATACAAAAGCTCAAAAGATTGTTGGCGATGCCATGCGCGCTCGCGCCGCCTGTTTCTGGGCAACACCTTGTGGTCGCGGTTGCAGCATTGGGGCTAATTATCAAAGTACCACCGTTCACCTGCCACCGGCTTTAGCCACCGGTAACCTGGACATCATTCCGAACGCCCATGCTCGCGAAGTCTTGATCGGAAAAAATGGAAAAGCCACTGGAGTGTTGTTTGTCGATAAAACCACAGGTAAGGAGGAACGGGTGAATGCGAAAGCCGTAGTGCTTGCCGCCAGCAGTGGAGAATCGGTTCGCATTTTGCTAAATTCGAAGAGCAATCAATTCCCCGAAGGAGTGGCGAATAGTAGTGGTCTTGTCGGAAAGTATATTATGGATACAGTGGGTTCGAGCCTCAGTGGACAAATACCTGCTTTGGAAAATCTGCCACCTCACAACGACGATGGGGCGGGGGGGAGTCACTTTTACAGTCCGTGGTGGTTGTATAAGGAGCAGCTGGCCGGAAAGCTGGATTTTGCTCGTGGTTACCATATTGAAATTGGAGGAACGCGCAGCATGCCGGGTGGCAACAGTCCGGTGCCCAGTGAGTATACGCGTGGGCTTTATGGAACAAAACTCAAGGAAGAGGCTCGGCGTTACTACGGGTCCTTTATAGGACTGGCCTGTCGCGGTGAAATGATTCCGAATGAAAACTCCTTTGCCGAGTTGGATCCGACCGTAAAGGACAAATGGGGTATTCCTGTGCTTCGATGGCATTGGAAGTGGACCGATCACGAACTCAACATGGCCATGCATGCAGAGCGCACATTTGCTTCCATGATTGAAGCGATGGGCGGCAACGTTCGTGGAACTCCTGCCAAGACCGGTTTGGATATCATTCGACCTGGAGGCAATGTGAAGCACGAAGTGGGTGGCGCCCGGATGGGGGACAATCCCAAGGATTCTGTTTGTAATTCCCTGAATCAAACCTGGGACGTGAACAACCTGTTTCTTACCGATGCGGCTCCCTTTGTAACCAACGCCGACAAGAACCCGACGCTGAGTATCATGGCATTTTCCTGGCGCTGCGCGGATCACATCATTGAACAAGCCAGACAAGGTAACCTTTAG
- a CDS encoding gluconate 2-dehydrogenase subunit 3 family protein, producing METHESLPRLSRRDVLKWFAAAAAASQATPFLAFSQDSAPDAVGYGKDPQLNQIYKRGDFWPLTLSSKQRKAVTALADVILPADDLGPSASQLRVPDFIDEWVSAPYAKQQQDRKTVLSGLKWIDEESNRLFTKNFSELNIKQQQSICDVLCKQDHQDSKLKQAASFFRTFTSLSMGAYYSTPEGWKAIGYTGNIPSPTFAGPPREVLTKLGLEQTVKT from the coding sequence ATGGAAACACACGAATCACTTCCACGCCTTTCCCGCCGCGATGTTCTTAAATGGTTTGCCGCCGCCGCTGCCGCTTCTCAGGCAACCCCGTTCCTGGCTTTCTCCCAGGATTCTGCTCCCGATGCGGTCGGCTACGGTAAGGATCCCCAGTTGAATCAAATCTATAAGCGTGGTGACTTTTGGCCACTGACGCTTTCATCGAAACAACGTAAGGCAGTGACGGCCCTGGCGGATGTTATTCTTCCGGCAGATGATCTCGGTCCTTCGGCCAGTCAGTTACGCGTGCCCGATTTTATCGATGAATGGGTGAGCGCGCCTTACGCCAAACAACAACAAGACAGAAAGACGGTCTTGTCGGGACTCAAATGGATCGACGAAGAATCGAACCGACTCTTCACAAAGAATTTTTCGGAGCTGAATATAAAGCAGCAGCAATCGATTTGCGACGTGCTGTGTAAACAGGATCATCAGGACTCAAAGCTCAAGCAAGCAGCCTCATTCTTTCGTACCTTTACCTCACTTTCAATGGGTGCCTACTACAGTACTCCAGAAGGTTGGAAAGCGATCGGCTATACCGGAAATATTCCATCGCCGACCTTCGCCGGACCACCCCGGGAAGTGCTGACTAAGCTCGGTCTGGAACAAACGGTTAAAACATAA
- a CDS encoding sulfatase, translating into MTSNNIFLPALFALCFFGCVNVFSQSRPNVLFIVCDDLNTHVSTSDYPYISTPAFDELAERGMTFKRAYCQYPVCGPSRASFLSGLYPESTGVTNNTDDIRDKRPGTMTMPQAFREQGYWTAATGKVFHNSTIDPGEAVWDEKTFFENDEMPLEKQARKEFEAKHGSIEERKNRQLWKNFLLKYAPQTMNQTPGWGPSGLTDEQHRDGKNAAQAKDWIENKSYGDKPFFMAVGIHKPHIPFLAPDKYFDMYPKEELKYVKTPSNFWDTVPMAAISKRYEGFGFEFAVENDALRREYMQAYHACISFIDAQIGQIFDSLKANGLWENTIVVLTSDHGYHLGEHFIWGKVTLFEICNRVPLIIRVPGQTKPGSASQGLVELVDLFPTLAELCKVKTPEDIQGRSLIPNFKDPNAPGKKVAYTVVTRGKTLGKAIRTDRWRYALWPDGGEELYDLENDIEEHRNLVSSKDHSATLADMRKNMARAVVTAVSKRNFKL; encoded by the coding sequence ATGACTTCTAATAACATATTTCTTCCAGCCCTTTTTGCTCTGTGTTTTTTTGGATGTGTAAACGTGTTTTCTCAATCTCGACCAAATGTGCTGTTCATCGTCTGCGACGATTTGAATACCCATGTTTCGACCTCGGATTACCCGTATATTTCGACGCCGGCCTTCGATGAGTTGGCAGAGAGAGGCATGACCTTCAAGCGAGCCTACTGTCAGTATCCGGTTTGTGGACCTTCGCGTGCTTCCTTCCTGAGCGGTCTGTATCCGGAATCAACAGGTGTCACCAACAACACCGACGACATTCGTGATAAAAGACCGGGTACGATGACCATGCCTCAGGCTTTCAGGGAGCAAGGTTATTGGACCGCTGCTACCGGGAAAGTATTTCACAACTCCACAATCGATCCCGGAGAAGCCGTCTGGGATGAGAAAACCTTTTTTGAGAACGATGAAATGCCGTTGGAGAAGCAGGCGCGTAAAGAATTTGAGGCGAAGCATGGATCGATTGAAGAACGAAAGAACCGCCAGCTCTGGAAAAACTTTCTGCTCAAGTATGCGCCACAAACCATGAACCAGACTCCGGGGTGGGGGCCTTCCGGGCTGACCGATGAACAACATAGAGATGGGAAAAATGCAGCGCAGGCGAAAGACTGGATTGAAAACAAAAGTTATGGTGACAAGCCCTTCTTTATGGCGGTTGGGATACACAAACCGCATATCCCCTTCCTTGCGCCCGACAAATACTTCGATATGTATCCGAAGGAGGAATTAAAGTATGTGAAGACGCCGTCCAATTTTTGGGATACCGTTCCGATGGCGGCGATTTCCAAACGCTATGAAGGATTCGGGTTCGAGTTTGCTGTTGAGAACGATGCGCTTCGTCGCGAATACATGCAGGCCTACCATGCCTGTATTAGTTTTATCGATGCGCAGATCGGACAGATATTTGACAGCCTTAAAGCTAACGGACTCTGGGAAAATACCATCGTGGTTCTTACCTCCGATCACGGATACCATCTCGGCGAACATTTTATTTGGGGGAAGGTTACTCTCTTTGAAATCTGCAACCGCGTGCCTCTCATTATCCGGGTTCCTGGCCAAACGAAACCTGGTTCTGCTAGCCAAGGTCTTGTCGAGCTTGTCGATCTCTTTCCAACTTTGGCAGAACTGTGTAAGGTTAAGACTCCCGAAGATATTCAAGGGCGTAGCTTGATACCGAATTTCAAGGATCCTAATGCTCCGGGTAAGAAAGTTGCCTATACCGTGGTGACTCGAGGAAAGACTTTGGGAAAAGCCATTCGAACCGATCGTTGGCGCTACGCGCTCTGGCCTGATGGCGGGGAGGAGCTCTACGATTTGGAAAATGACATTGAAGAGCATCGTAACCTGGTTTCTTCAAAGGACCATTCGGCCACTTTGGCTGACATGCGAAAAAACATGGCGAGGGCGGTGGTCACAGCTGTGTCGAAGCGGAATTTTAAACTGTAG